One part of the Flavobacterium johnsoniae UW101 genome encodes these proteins:
- a CDS encoding hydrolase/aminopeptidase — protein sequence MKKLTFLILFLTAIACQKKEQTEKTTVVTDEHSYSKPELAVVKHLDLDIKVDFDTQTISGKASWTIDNISKGNEIIFDENTLNITKVTLGDDEKETKFELGKDVEFHGKPLHVTIEPNTTKVNIYYSTTKDAVALQWLTPAQTADKKKPFLFSQGESVWSRTWIPCQDSPGIRFTYNAKVTVPKDLLAVMSAVNPQKKNDTGVYTFKQDKAIPSYLMAIAVGDIEFQAIDNRTGVYAEPSMLKKSAWEFAELGKMVVAAEKLYGPYRWGRYDVLVLPPSFPYGGMENPNLTFLTPGVIAGDRSLTSLLAHELGHSWSGNLVTNATWDDIWLNEGFTTYVEHRIGEAIFGKKEFEMQNVITRKELVDNVAEYGDTNPDTRLKVSLTGRNPDDGISMIPYVKGYAFLRVIEDAVGREKFDIFIKNYFDAHAFKSITTEDFVKYINENLIKGDKALADKIKLEDWIYKPGIPSNITPVSSADFDAIDAIQKSWRETGVAGLSKKITTTAEKQHFIDHLPDDITAKEMEAIDKEFNFTNGGNFIIKRQWFVQAIRHQYKAANPAIEQFLIGSSRTGSVMMLYKEMAKTPEGKTWAKQIFDKAKSGYHATTIQAFESVVK from the coding sequence ATGAAAAAACTAACCTTTCTAATCTTATTTCTTACAGCAATTGCCTGCCAGAAAAAGGAACAAACAGAAAAAACAACAGTTGTTACAGATGAACACAGCTACTCTAAACCAGAACTTGCAGTAGTAAAGCATCTTGATCTTGACATTAAAGTTGATTTTGATACACAGACAATTTCAGGAAAAGCTTCCTGGACTATTGACAATATCAGTAAAGGAAATGAAATTATTTTCGACGAAAACACACTAAACATTACCAAAGTAACTTTAGGCGACGACGAAAAAGAAACCAAATTCGAACTTGGAAAAGATGTTGAGTTTCACGGAAAACCACTTCATGTTACAATCGAACCAAATACAACCAAAGTAAATATCTATTACAGCACAACTAAAGATGCTGTTGCATTACAATGGTTAACACCTGCACAAACTGCCGATAAAAAGAAACCTTTTCTATTCTCACAAGGAGAAAGCGTTTGGTCAAGAACCTGGATTCCTTGTCAGGATTCACCAGGAATTCGTTTTACCTACAATGCAAAAGTTACCGTTCCCAAAGATCTGTTAGCTGTAATGAGCGCTGTAAATCCGCAGAAAAAAAACGACACAGGAGTTTATACCTTTAAACAAGACAAAGCAATTCCATCTTACTTAATGGCAATTGCAGTTGGAGATATTGAATTTCAGGCAATTGACAACAGAACCGGAGTATATGCAGAACCATCAATGCTGAAAAAGTCGGCATGGGAATTTGCTGAACTCGGGAAAATGGTGGTTGCGGCCGAAAAATTATACGGACCTTACCGTTGGGGACGTTACGATGTTTTAGTTTTACCTCCAAGTTTCCCTTACGGCGGTATGGAAAATCCAAACTTAACATTCTTAACTCCTGGAGTAATTGCAGGAGATCGATCTCTAACAAGTTTGTTAGCACACGAATTAGGCCACAGCTGGAGCGGAAACCTGGTTACAAATGCAACTTGGGATGACATTTGGTTAAACGAAGGTTTTACAACTTATGTAGAACACCGTATTGGAGAAGCTATTTTTGGCAAAAAAGAATTTGAAATGCAAAACGTTATCACACGAAAAGAACTTGTTGATAATGTAGCAGAGTATGGCGATACAAATCCAGACACCAGACTTAAAGTTTCACTGACAGGAAGAAATCCTGACGACGGAATCAGCATGATTCCTTATGTAAAAGGTTATGCGTTTTTAAGAGTTATTGAAGATGCTGTAGGCCGTGAAAAATTTGATATTTTCATTAAAAATTATTTTGATGCACACGCTTTCAAATCAATTACAACAGAAGATTTCGTAAAATACATCAACGAAAACCTTATCAAAGGCGACAAAGCACTGGCTGATAAAATAAAACTGGAAGACTGGATTTACAAACCCGGAATTCCTTCAAACATAACTCCTGTAAGTTCTGCAGATTTTGACGCTATTGACGCTATCCAAAAAAGCTGGAGAGAAACAGGTGTTGCAGGTTTAAGCAAAAAAATTACTACAACAGCCGAAAAACAACATTTTATTGATCATCTTCCTGATGATATTACGGCAAAAGAAATGGAAGCGATTGACAAAGAATTCAATTTTACAAACGGAGGTAATTTCATCATTAAACGTCAATGGTTTGTTCAGGCAATCCGTCATCAATACAAAGCTGCAAATCCAGCAATTGAACAATTTTTAATTGGAAGCAGCAGAACCGGATCTGTAATGATGCTGTATAAAGAAATGGCCAAAACTCCAGAAGGAAAAACTTGGGCAAAACAAATTTTTGACAAAGCAAAATCTGGATATCACGCTACAACAATTCAGGCTTTTGAAAGCGTTGTGAAATAG
- the pdhA gene encoding pyruvate dehydrogenase (acetyl-transferring) E1 component subunit alpha produces MKEVTKEVYLKWYEDMLLWRKFEDKLAALYIQQKVRGFLHLYNGQEAVLAGALHAMDLTKDKMITAYRNHVQPIGMGVDPRNVMAELLGKATGTSKGMGGSMHIFSKEHGFYGGHGIVGAQIPVGAGIAFADKYFNTGGVTMTYFGDGAARQGSLHEAFNMAMLWKLPVVFIVENNGYAMGTSVERTANHTDIWKLGLGYEMPCGPVDGMNPVKVAEAMHEAIERARRGDGPTFLEMKTYRYRGHSMSDAQLYRSKEEVEEYKKIDPITQVLDVILDQKYATAEEIEVIDQRVKDLVEECAKFAEESPYPDLQQLYDVVYAQEDYPFTPHKL; encoded by the coding sequence ATGAAAGAAGTTACAAAAGAGGTATATTTAAAGTGGTATGAGGACATGCTGCTTTGGAGAAAGTTTGAAGACAAACTTGCAGCATTATACATTCAACAAAAAGTTAGAGGTTTTCTACACTTATATAATGGTCAGGAAGCTGTATTAGCGGGTGCACTGCACGCTATGGACTTGACTAAAGACAAAATGATTACTGCTTACAGAAACCACGTTCAGCCAATTGGTATGGGAGTTGATCCTAGAAACGTAATGGCTGAGCTTTTAGGAAAAGCAACTGGAACTTCTAAAGGCATGGGAGGTTCAATGCACATTTTCTCTAAAGAACATGGTTTTTACGGTGGACACGGAATCGTAGGAGCTCAAATTCCTGTAGGAGCTGGTATTGCTTTTGCAGATAAATATTTCAATACTGGCGGTGTTACCATGACTTACTTTGGTGACGGAGCTGCTAGACAAGGTTCTCTTCACGAAGCTTTCAACATGGCTATGTTATGGAAACTTCCAGTTGTATTTATCGTTGAAAACAATGGTTATGCAATGGGAACTTCTGTAGAAAGAACTGCAAACCACACTGACATCTGGAAATTAGGTTTAGGTTACGAAATGCCTTGCGGACCTGTTGACGGAATGAACCCTGTAAAAGTTGCTGAAGCAATGCACGAAGCTATCGAAAGAGCTCGCCGTGGAGACGGACCAACTTTCCTTGAAATGAAAACGTACCGTTACAGAGGACACTCTATGTCTGATGCACAATTATACCGTTCTAAAGAAGAGGTTGAAGAGTACAAAAAAATCGACCCAATTACGCAGGTTCTTGACGTAATCTTGGATCAAAAATATGCTACAGCAGAAGAAATTGAAGTAATTGACCAAAGAGTTAAAGACTTAGTTGAAGAGTGTGCGAAATTCGCTGAAGAATCTCCATACCCAGACTTACAACAATTATACGATGTAGTATACGCACAAGAAGACTATCCATTTACACCTCATAAATTATAA
- a CDS encoding glycosyltransferase, whose protein sequence is MNQIKKLLIIGFVWPEPNSSAAGGRMMQLISIFKENGFEITFASAALDSDFMVDLSEFGIEKKSIELNSASFDDFIAALNPNVVLFDRFMIEEQFGWRVTEKCPNAIRILDTEDLHCLRTARQKAFKENRKFEIHDLFSEEVAKREIASILRCDLSLIISEFEMDILEDVFRINRDLLFYLPFLVDKMSDNDLLKLPSFEDRKNFVFIGNFLHEPNWNTVQYLKEAIWPLIKKDFPEAVLEVYGAYPSQKVLQLHQPKNGFFIMGRAEDANEVVKKARVVLAPIRFGAGLKGKLLEAMQCGTPSVTTTIGSEAMHGVLPWNGIVENDPEQFSKKAIALYQDENLWKESQKNGVVIINECYQKSSYSDKLTAIVNSLLTDSKSHRLHNFMGNLLQHHAYKSTMYMSKWIEAKNKS, encoded by the coding sequence ATGAATCAGATAAAAAAACTTCTCATAATTGGATTCGTCTGGCCTGAGCCAAATTCTTCTGCAGCAGGCGGAAGGATGATGCAGCTGATTTCTATTTTTAAAGAAAATGGTTTTGAAATTACGTTTGCCAGTGCAGCTCTAGACAGTGATTTTATGGTTGATTTATCTGAATTTGGAATAGAAAAGAAAAGTATTGAGCTCAATTCTGCCAGTTTCGATGATTTTATAGCTGCATTAAATCCTAATGTTGTATTGTTTGATCGTTTTATGATCGAAGAACAATTTGGCTGGAGAGTAACGGAAAAGTGTCCAAATGCAATCCGAATTTTAGATACAGAAGATTTGCATTGTCTGCGAACAGCAAGGCAGAAAGCTTTTAAAGAAAACAGAAAATTTGAAATACACGATTTGTTTTCTGAAGAAGTGGCAAAACGAGAAATTGCGAGTATTTTGAGATGTGATTTATCTCTTATTATTTCTGAATTTGAAATGGATATTCTGGAAGATGTTTTTAGAATAAACAGAGATTTACTTTTTTATCTTCCTTTTTTAGTTGATAAAATGTCTGATAATGATCTTTTAAAATTACCTTCATTTGAAGATCGGAAAAATTTTGTTTTCATTGGCAATTTTCTTCATGAACCGAATTGGAATACAGTTCAGTATTTAAAAGAAGCAATCTGGCCTTTAATCAAGAAAGATTTTCCGGAAGCTGTTTTGGAGGTTTACGGTGCTTATCCGTCGCAAAAAGTATTACAATTGCATCAGCCAAAAAATGGATTTTTTATTATGGGAAGGGCAGAAGATGCAAATGAAGTAGTGAAAAAGGCTCGGGTTGTTCTGGCGCCAATTCGTTTTGGGGCAGGTTTAAAAGGGAAATTGTTAGAAGCGATGCAGTGCGGAACTCCAAGTGTAACCACAACAATTGGTTCTGAAGCTATGCATGGTGTTTTGCCTTGGAATGGAATTGTTGAAAATGATCCAGAGCAGTTTTCAAAAAAAGCAATTGCACTTTATCAGGATGAAAATCTATGGAAAGAATCTCAAAAAAATGGCGTTGTGATTATCAATGAATGTTATCAAAAAAGCAGTTATTCAGATAAATTAACGGCAATAGTAAATTCTCTGCTGACAGATTCTAAAAGCCACCGCCTTCATAATTTTATGGGCAATTTATTGCAGCATCATGCTTATAAAAGTACAATGTATATGTCTAAATGGATCGAAGCTAAAAACAAAAGCTAA
- a CDS encoding AsmA-like C-terminal region-containing protein: MQKSKSRSIVFKIAKYLGITFAVILALLFLTPIVFEDQIKEQIKKTANERLSAELNYSDVSVSFFRHFPSLTLTLDNLSLNGSAPYKNEKFITAKEVSFGINVASLIFSKSVKIDQIYLSDSFINVKVNPNGQANYNIYKSQAKAAETKDSTDTALKLERIEILNSKIIYDDQSTKVHFDAFGFNYLGKGDLNKAVFDLYSKAKIEKLNIVYENEPYLMNKKVDADLITKVNINSLSFFFQQNNLKINQLLVDFKGKFDILKDGYNMDFVIKSDNSDLYDVFTAFPPKYITWLSKTELKGNTNLLLTLKGNYITSQNIAPDLNLDVKIDNGFVNYNKSAFPVSNLNLDIKTKVPSLNPDLLTVDAKNLSLNINQDYLKSKFFVKGINTPEINADFKAKINLEKLTKAFGIPDIELKGSLAGDIQANGKFDQKNKLFPVTKGVFDLENGYLKTKYYPNPITNITIKSKIDNQKGTFEDLKIKLKPAQFTFEGKPVFVEADLSDFNDLAYDIKAKGELDVNRIYKVFSRKGLDLDGFIKADLVLKGKQSDAEKGNYSKLYNKGTLELRNIGVASEYLPKKFIIKEGIFKINQDKMSFNNFLAAYGQSDFKMNGYLQNVFNYATTNTGVLKGSFKVSARYINVDEFMSQTSANTSVTKTPAPKTETKTEPEQTGVIIIPTNLNLQLLANAQKVNFDKLNLQNATGYLTMNKGKLTMQNTGFNLIGCNVAMNANYQAVTPQKANFDYAVKASDFDIKRAYNEIEVFRKMASAAEKAQGIVSLDYKLKGRLNGNMEPVYPSLVGGGVLSVKDVKVRGLKMFNAVSKQTSSESMKNPDVSKVDIKSTVKNNIITVERFKFKFAGFRPRIEGTTSLDGKLNLKMRLGLPPLGIFGIPLTVTGTQDNPKVKVGRKTEDLEETKDTEN, encoded by the coding sequence ATGCAAAAAAGTAAATCCAGGTCAATCGTATTTAAAATTGCGAAGTATTTAGGGATAACTTTCGCTGTTATTTTAGCACTATTATTTTTAACGCCAATTGTTTTTGAAGATCAAATTAAAGAACAGATCAAAAAAACAGCCAACGAAAGACTGAGCGCAGAACTTAATTATTCTGATGTTTCCGTTTCGTTTTTTCGTCATTTTCCATCACTGACTTTAACCTTAGATAATTTAAGCCTTAATGGTTCTGCGCCATACAAAAACGAAAAATTTATTACCGCAAAAGAGGTTTCTTTTGGGATAAATGTCGCGAGTTTAATTTTCAGCAAATCGGTAAAAATTGACCAGATTTATTTATCTGATTCTTTTATAAATGTAAAAGTGAATCCAAACGGACAAGCCAATTATAACATTTATAAATCACAAGCCAAAGCCGCAGAAACCAAAGACAGTACTGATACCGCATTAAAACTGGAGCGAATTGAGATTTTAAACAGTAAAATTATTTACGACGATCAGTCAACAAAGGTACATTTTGATGCGTTTGGTTTTAATTATTTAGGAAAAGGCGATTTAAACAAAGCCGTTTTCGATTTATACTCAAAAGCTAAAATTGAAAAATTAAATATTGTTTATGAAAACGAACCGTATTTAATGAATAAAAAAGTAGATGCTGACTTAATTACAAAAGTCAACATCAACTCCCTTTCTTTCTTCTTCCAGCAAAACAACTTAAAAATCAACCAGCTTTTGGTCGATTTTAAAGGAAAATTCGACATTTTGAAAGACGGGTATAATATGGATTTTGTTATAAAATCTGACAACAGCGATTTGTATGATGTATTTACAGCTTTTCCGCCAAAATACATTACATGGCTTTCTAAAACAGAATTAAAAGGAAATACAAACCTTCTTTTAACACTAAAAGGAAATTACATCACATCTCAAAATATTGCTCCGGATTTGAATCTGGATGTCAAAATTGACAATGGATTTGTAAATTATAATAAAAGCGCCTTCCCGGTTTCTAATTTAAATTTAGACATTAAAACAAAAGTTCCGTCTTTAAATCCGGATCTTTTAACGGTTGATGCTAAAAACCTGTCTTTAAATATCAATCAGGATTATTTAAAATCCAAATTCTTTGTAAAAGGTATAAACACACCTGAAATCAATGCTGATTTTAAAGCTAAAATTAATCTCGAAAAACTAACAAAAGCATTCGGTATTCCAGATATTGAATTAAAAGGATCTTTGGCCGGAGATATTCAGGCGAATGGAAAATTCGACCAAAAAAACAAACTTTTCCCGGTTACCAAAGGAGTTTTTGACTTAGAAAACGGTTATCTGAAAACAAAATATTATCCAAACCCTATTACCAATATTACTATTAAATCTAAAATCGATAACCAAAAGGGAACTTTTGAAGATTTAAAAATCAAACTAAAACCAGCTCAGTTTACTTTTGAAGGAAAACCTGTTTTTGTAGAAGCCGATTTGAGTGATTTTAATGATTTAGCATACGATATTAAGGCAAAAGGAGAATTGGACGTTAACCGAATTTATAAAGTTTTCTCTCGAAAAGGACTTGATTTAGATGGTTTCATTAAAGCCGATTTAGTTTTAAAAGGAAAACAAAGCGATGCCGAAAAAGGAAATTACAGCAAATTATACAATAAAGGAACGCTTGAGCTGCGAAATATTGGCGTAGCATCTGAATATCTTCCTAAAAAATTCATTATCAAAGAAGGTATTTTCAAAATCAATCAGGATAAAATGTCTTTTAATAATTTCCTGGCTGCATACGGACAATCTGATTTTAAAATGAATGGTTATTTACAAAATGTTTTTAACTATGCAACCACAAATACAGGTGTTTTAAAAGGCTCTTTTAAAGTTTCGGCGCGATATATCAATGTAGATGAATTCATGTCGCAGACATCAGCAAATACTTCGGTAACAAAAACTCCAGCTCCAAAAACAGAAACAAAAACCGAACCTGAGCAAACTGGCGTTATTATTATCCCAACAAACCTGAATCTGCAATTATTAGCTAATGCTCAAAAAGTAAATTTTGACAAGCTGAACCTTCAAAATGCAACCGGCTATTTAACCATGAACAAAGGTAAATTAACGATGCAGAATACTGGTTTTAATTTAATTGGCTGTAATGTGGCTATGAATGCCAATTATCAGGCCGTAACGCCGCAAAAAGCAAATTTTGATTATGCTGTAAAAGCATCAGATTTTGATATTAAGCGAGCTTACAATGAAATTGAAGTTTTTAGAAAAATGGCAAGTGCCGCAGAAAAAGCTCAGGGAATTGTTTCTTTAGATTATAAATTAAAAGGCCGTTTAAACGGAAATATGGAACCGGTTTATCCTTCACTTGTTGGCGGCGGCGTACTTTCTGTAAAAGATGTAAAAGTTCGCGGTTTGAAAATGTTTAATGCTGTAAGCAAACAAACAAGTTCTGAATCAATGAAAAATCCTGATGTATCAAAAGTAGATATCAAAAGTACCGTTAAGAACAATATCATTACCGTAGAACGCTTTAAATTTAAATTTGCCGGCTTTAGACCCAGAATTGAAGGAACAACAAGTTTAGACGGAAAACTAAACTTAAAAATGCGTTTAGGACTTCCGCCGCTTGGTATATTTGGAATTCCGTTAACTGTTACAGGAACACAGGACAATCCTAAAGTAAAAGTAGGCCGTAAAACGGAAGATCTGGAAGAAACAAAAGATACTGAAAATTAG
- the rpmA gene encoding 50S ribosomal protein L27 — protein MAHKKGVGSSKNGRESESKRLGVKIYGGQAAIAGNIIVRQRGSKHNPGENVYISKDHTLHARVAGVVKFQKKRDNKSYVSIIPFEA, from the coding sequence ATGGCTCATAAGAAAGGTGTCGGTAGTTCGAAGAATGGTAGAGAATCAGAATCAAAACGTTTAGGCGTTAAGATTTATGGTGGTCAAGCTGCTATTGCTGGGAACATCATCGTTAGACAAAGAGGTTCAAAACACAATCCAGGTGAAAACGTTTACATCAGTAAAGATCACACACTACACGCAAGAGTAGCTGGAGTTGTTAAGTTCCAAAAGAAAAGAGATAACAAATCTTATGTATCTATTATTCCTTTCGAGGCATAA
- the miaE gene encoding tRNA-(ms[2]io[6]A)-hydroxylase encodes MLGLKLATDPRWVNIVESNIEEILTDHAWCEQKAASNAISIVTYNSEIEELVTEMLIIAREELEHFQMVHNIIKERGLTLGRERKDHYVNELFKFMKKDGSRRDALSDRLLFSAMIEARSCERFKVLSENIKDEKLAKFYRDLMISEAGHYTTFLGFARKYQDNIDIDKRWKEWIEYEGSIITNYGKKETVHG; translated from the coding sequence ATGTTGGGATTAAAATTAGCTACAGACCCTCGCTGGGTTAATATTGTAGAGTCGAATATTGAAGAAATTTTGACAGATCATGCGTGGTGCGAACAAAAAGCGGCTTCAAACGCCATTAGCATTGTAACCTATAATTCTGAAATAGAAGAATTAGTAACCGAAATGCTTATTATCGCCAGAGAAGAACTCGAACATTTTCAAATGGTTCATAATATTATAAAAGAACGCGGTCTTACTTTAGGGCGCGAACGAAAAGACCATTATGTAAATGAGCTTTTTAAATTCATGAAGAAAGACGGAAGCCGACGTGATGCACTCAGCGACCGATTACTGTTCTCTGCCATGATCGAAGCCAGAAGCTGTGAGCGTTTTAAAGTCCTTTCAGAAAATATTAAAGACGAAAAATTAGCTAAATTTTATCGCGATTTAATGATTTCTGAGGCCGGACATTATACTACTTTTTTAGGATTTGCCAGAAAATACCAAGATAATATCGACATCGACAAACGATGGAAAGAATGGATTGAATATGAAGGTTCTATTATTACCAATTATGGTAAAAAAGAAACCGTTCACGGATAA
- a CDS encoding pyruvate dehydrogenase complex dihydrolipoamide acetyltransferase, with amino-acid sequence MAIKVTMPRLSDTMTEGTVATWLKKVGDKVSEGDILAEIETDKATMEFESFNEGTLLHIGIQAGETAPVDSLLAIIGKEGEDISALLAGGDAPAAEAPKADAPAAEAKTETAAPAKAAELPKGVVVVTMPRLSDTMTEGTVATWLKKVGDTVAEGDILAEIETDKATMEFESFNAGTLLYIGIQEGNTAPVDSLLAIIGPAGTDISGIAENYTAGGAATASTPAAEEKAAPAAEKAPEAAAETSNGGRILASPLAKKIASDKGIQLSQVKGSGENGRIVKSDIENFTPSAQAQTAASAPAAKQEASAPAAPKVFVPAGEVYTEEIKNSQMRKIIAKRLSESLFTAPHYNLVIEVSMDEAMQARAAINSVPDTKVSFNDMVIKACALALKKHPKINSTWKEDAIIINHHVNIGVAVAVEDGLVVPVLKFTDAMSLSQIGGSVRDLAGRAKNKKLGPQEMEGSTFTVSNLGMFGITEFNSIINQPNSAILSVGAIVEKPVVKNGQIVVGNTMMLSLACDHRTIDGATGAQFLQTLKQYIESPVTMLA; translated from the coding sequence ATGGCAATTAAAGTAACTATGCCTCGTTTGAGCGATACAATGACGGAAGGAACGGTAGCAACTTGGCTTAAAAAAGTAGGCGACAAAGTAAGCGAAGGTGATATCTTAGCTGAAATCGAAACAGACAAAGCAACAATGGAGTTCGAATCTTTTAACGAAGGAACTCTTTTACATATCGGAATTCAAGCTGGAGAAACTGCTCCGGTTGACTCATTATTAGCAATCATTGGTAAAGAAGGAGAAGATATTTCTGCCCTTTTAGCTGGTGGTGACGCTCCAGCTGCCGAAGCTCCAAAAGCGGATGCTCCTGCTGCTGAAGCAAAAACTGAAACTGCTGCTCCTGCAAAAGCAGCTGAATTACCAAAAGGAGTTGTAGTTGTAACTATGCCTCGTTTGAGTGATACAATGACTGAAGGTACTGTAGCAACTTGGTTGAAAAAAGTTGGTGATACAGTAGCTGAAGGAGATATTTTAGCAGAAATTGAAACAGACAAAGCTACTATGGAGTTTGAGTCTTTCAATGCTGGAACATTATTATACATCGGAATTCAGGAAGGAAATACTGCACCAGTTGACAGCTTATTAGCTATCATTGGACCTGCAGGAACTGACATCTCTGGAATTGCTGAAAATTATACTGCTGGAGGCGCTGCAACTGCAAGTACTCCTGCTGCAGAAGAAAAAGCTGCACCTGCTGCTGAAAAAGCACCAGAAGCTGCTGCTGAAACTTCAAACGGAGGAAGAATTTTGGCTTCACCTTTAGCTAAAAAAATCGCTTCTGACAAAGGAATCCAATTAAGCCAGGTTAAAGGATCTGGAGAAAACGGACGTATCGTAAAAAGCGATATCGAAAACTTTACTCCATCTGCTCAAGCACAAACTGCTGCTTCTGCACCTGCTGCTAAACAAGAAGCATCTGCTCCTGCTGCACCAAAAGTATTTGTTCCTGCCGGAGAAGTTTACACAGAAGAGATCAAAAACTCTCAAATGCGTAAAATCATTGCAAAACGTCTTTCAGAATCTTTATTCACTGCGCCTCACTACAACTTAGTGATCGAAGTAAGTATGGACGAAGCAATGCAGGCAAGAGCTGCTATCAACAGCGTTCCGGATACAAAAGTATCTTTCAACGATATGGTAATCAAAGCTTGTGCTTTAGCATTGAAAAAACACCCAAAAATCAACTCTACTTGGAAAGAAGATGCTATCATCATCAACCACCACGTAAACATTGGTGTTGCTGTAGCTGTTGAAGACGGATTAGTAGTTCCTGTATTGAAATTTACTGACGCTATGAGTTTATCTCAAATTGGCGGTTCAGTAAGAGATCTTGCCGGAAGAGCTAAAAACAAAAAATTGGGACCACAAGAAATGGAAGGAAGTACTTTTACAGTATCTAACCTGGGTATGTTTGGTATTACTGAATTCAATTCAATTATCAACCAGCCAAACTCTGCAATCCTTTCTGTAGGTGCAATTGTTGAGAAACCAGTAGTTAAAAACGGTCAAATCGTAGTTGGAAACACAATGATGTTATCATTAGCTTGTGACCACAGAACAATCGACGGAGCAACTGGAGCTCAGTTCTTACAAACATTAAAACAATACATCGAAAGCCCGGTTACTATGCTGGCGTAA
- the cdd gene encoding cytidine deaminase produces the protein MKEISITSSFTIYDTINELSQDVQDLMNQAIEIRKKAYAPYSKFRVGAALLLDNGKVILGSNQENAAYPSGLCAERTAIFYAGSIYPEAKILKMAITAASDTNQTQAPIPPCGSCRQSIAEYEIKQDTPIEIYFMGEIGEVYKSASLKNLLPFMFDKKFL, from the coding sequence ATGAAAGAAATAAGCATTACATCGTCATTCACTATTTACGACACCATCAATGAGCTTTCTCAGGATGTTCAGGATTTAATGAATCAAGCCATCGAAATTCGTAAAAAAGCATACGCTCCTTATTCAAAATTTAGAGTTGGAGCCGCCTTACTTCTCGATAATGGAAAAGTAATTCTAGGATCTAATCAGGAAAACGCCGCATATCCGTCAGGTTTATGCGCAGAAAGGACAGCCATTTTTTATGCCGGAAGTATTTATCCCGAAGCTAAAATTTTAAAAATGGCAATTACTGCAGCTTCAGACACAAATCAAACTCAGGCACCAATTCCGCCGTGCGGTTCTTGCCGTCAGTCGATTGCAGAATATGAAATCAAACAAGACACCCCTATCGAAATTTATTTTATGGGTGAAATAGGTGAAGTTTACAAATCAGCATCCCTAAAAAATTTACTGCCTTTTATGTTTGATAAAAAGTTCTTGTAA